A genomic window from Sporosarcina sp. Marseille-Q4063 includes:
- the paaA gene encoding 1,2-phenylacetyl-CoA epoxidase subunit PaaA, with protein MARIKADEKIEADDWMPDEYRLTLIKLISMHGMSEIMGALPEKEWVPRAPSLIRKLGIMAKVQDEMGHGQLLLRVTEDLLAPYGKNRGDLMQDLFNGDLKFHNVFHMETKTWADAGIIGWLVDGAAIITQTDMLRASYGPYARALKRICAEEVFHAQHGESIILALVEGTAEQKEMIQEALNRWWEALLMFFGPASKETTGSSKQDLTIKYKIRTKTNEEFRQLFFDKYIPRILSLGLTIPDPTIHFDVKTNLWSYQQPDWSEFLKIIRNNGPRSRARLNLRRTSYENNAWVRDALRATVS; from the coding sequence ATGGCTCGAATTAAAGCGGATGAGAAAATAGAAGCCGATGACTGGATGCCGGATGAGTACAGATTGACGTTAATCAAGTTAATTTCCATGCATGGGATGAGTGAAATCATGGGGGCGCTTCCGGAAAAGGAATGGGTACCTAGAGCACCATCACTTATTCGGAAGTTAGGGATTATGGCAAAAGTTCAGGATGAAATGGGTCATGGTCAATTGCTGCTTCGAGTAACAGAAGATCTTCTCGCGCCCTATGGTAAAAATCGCGGAGATTTAATGCAGGATTTGTTTAACGGCGATTTAAAGTTTCATAATGTATTTCATATGGAAACAAAAACATGGGCGGATGCAGGGATTATCGGCTGGCTCGTGGACGGTGCAGCAATTATTACACAAACGGATATGCTGAGAGCTTCTTACGGACCGTACGCGAGGGCTTTGAAGCGTATTTGCGCTGAGGAAGTATTTCATGCACAACATGGGGAATCTATCATTCTCGCATTAGTAGAAGGGACTGCCGAGCAGAAAGAAATGATTCAAGAAGCCTTGAATCGCTGGTGGGAAGCATTATTAATGTTTTTTGGACCTGCGAGTAAAGAAACGACTGGCTCATCTAAACAAGATTTAACGATTAAATATAAAATACGCACCAAGACAAATGAAGAGTTCAGACAACTATTTTTCGATAAATACATCCCTCGAATTTTATCGCTTGGATTGACGATTCCAGATCCAACGATTCATTTTGACGTGAAAACTAACTTGTGGTCCTATCAACAACCTGATTGGAGCGAGTTTCTGAAAATAATCCGAAATAATGGACCTCGGTCCCGGGCCAGGCTCAATTTGCGTCGCACTTCTTATGAAAATAATGCGTGGGTGCGTGATGCGCTGAGAGCAACCGTCAGTTAA
- the paaC gene encoding 1,2-phenylacetyl-CoA epoxidase subunit PaaC, with protein sequence MNNAETIMSADYKEALTSLLFQLADDDLMYAFRGSEWLGLAPHIEEDVASSSISQDSMGHAAMYYQLLEELGAGNADDLAHSRPSCERRNSILTERVNGEGVYMETPLYDWAYAVVRSYFYTQAKKVKVDSLCKSSYAPLAEVAIKVRMELYYHRLHWETWFKQLMDSTDVAKTKMNDAMTLVMNDFGDMFSFGTTKQLIERHSLIESEEVLLKNWSESLEPIFTALQMTVPAVPIPKKNGRNGEHTKDLDQALRTLSEVYMIDPVAVW encoded by the coding sequence ATGAATAACGCTGAAACCATCATGAGTGCTGATTATAAAGAAGCATTAACGAGTCTTTTATTTCAGCTCGCTGACGATGATTTGATGTACGCTTTCCGCGGTTCAGAATGGCTTGGCCTTGCCCCGCATATAGAAGAAGATGTTGCTTCCTCCTCGATCAGTCAAGACAGCATGGGGCATGCAGCGATGTATTATCAACTGCTTGAAGAATTAGGCGCGGGAAATGCTGATGATTTAGCCCATTCACGCCCGTCGTGTGAAAGAAGAAACAGTATTTTAACTGAGCGTGTGAATGGTGAAGGCGTTTATATGGAAACTCCTTTATATGACTGGGCTTATGCTGTTGTAAGAAGTTATTTTTACACGCAAGCAAAAAAAGTGAAAGTCGATTCGCTTTGTAAAAGTTCATATGCGCCGCTTGCAGAAGTAGCGATAAAAGTGAGAATGGAACTTTATTATCACAGGCTTCACTGGGAAACATGGTTTAAACAGCTAATGGATTCAACGGATGTTGCAAAAACGAAGATGAATGATGCCATGACACTTGTTATGAATGACTTTGGGGATATGTTTTCATTCGGAACTACTAAACAATTAATTGAAAGACATAGTTTAATCGAATCCGAAGAGGTATTGCTAAAAAACTGGTCGGAAAGCCTTGAACCTATTTTTACTGCACTTCAAATGACTGTACCCGCAGTTCCAATCCCAAAGAAAAATGGTCGAAACGGAGAGCACACGAAAGATTTGGATCAAGCCCTTCGAACACTTTCGGAAGTATATATGATTGACCCTGTAGCGGTTTGGTGA
- the paaB gene encoding 1,2-phenylacetyl-CoA epoxidase subunit PaaB, translated as MAEEQSFYQEYEIFSKRTHSSPFQYQFSLLAPNEDMALVLAQENFMRREAVVDIWIVNRKHIRKMNTDEKLSLSRLDNKDYRMTKGYGYLRKKWRKYEQEILDEKEILSWGGKRK; from the coding sequence ATGGCTGAAGAGCAATCATTTTATCAGGAGTATGAAATCTTTAGCAAACGGACACATAGTTCACCGTTCCAATACCAGTTTAGCTTACTCGCGCCTAATGAAGATATGGCACTCGTTTTGGCACAAGAGAATTTTATGAGACGTGAAGCGGTCGTGGATATTTGGATTGTAAACCGAAAACACATCAGAAAAATGAATACCGATGAAAAATTATCACTCAGCCGTTTGGATAATAAAGATTACCGCATGACGAAAGGTTATGGCTATTTAAGAAAAAAGTGGCGTAAGTATGAACAAGAAATATTAGATGAAAAAGAAATACTGTCATGGGGAGGGAAAAGAAAATGA
- the paaD gene encoding 1,2-phenylacetyl-CoA epoxidase subunit PaaD has translation METSINISTERVFEVLMQVKDPEIDSVSIVDLGMVEEVTTDGNHVKVVLLPTFLGCPALEIIKKNTLNAVKELSEVGNVEVEFVFNPPWTSDRITAQGHVNLREFGISPPPRHFEEDGSWHVDCAYCGSTYVSMENIFGPTACRSILYCKSCKNVFEAMKPVSTLM, from the coding sequence ATGGAAACTTCGATTAATATTTCAACCGAACGAGTTTTTGAAGTACTCATGCAAGTTAAAGACCCTGAAATTGATTCAGTCAGTATCGTTGACCTTGGAATGGTAGAAGAAGTCACGACGGATGGAAATCACGTTAAAGTTGTTTTACTTCCGACGTTTTTAGGTTGTCCTGCACTCGAAATTATTAAAAAGAATACATTGAATGCAGTGAAAGAACTATCGGAAGTGGGAAATGTAGAAGTTGAATTTGTTTTTAACCCACCATGGACGTCGGACCGTATTACGGCGCAAGGTCATGTGAATTTACGAGAATTTGGAATTTCGCCACCCCCAAGGCACTTCGAAGAAGATGGGTCATGGCATGTGGATTGTGCCTATTGCGGATCGACTTATGTGTCGATGGAAAATATTTTTGGACCTACCGCATGCAGAAGCATCCTCTATTGCAAGTCTTGTAAAAACGTTTTCGAGGCAATGAAACCTGTGTCTACACTAATGTGA
- a CDS encoding EthD family reductase, with protein MAKLIALYKHPENKEAFDEHYFNVHGPLTEKIPGLREMKVTKMTGSPMGGEGKYYLMCEMFYDDMDALQSGMRSPEGKASGKDVMGFAGDLVTFMIGEDVK; from the coding sequence ATGGCTAAATTGATCGCGTTGTATAAACACCCTGAAAACAAAGAGGCATTTGACGAGCATTATTTCAATGTTCATGGTCCGTTAACAGAGAAAATTCCTGGGCTTCGTGAAATGAAAGTTACAAAAATGACGGGGTCTCCAATGGGCGGAGAGGGAAAATACTACCTGATGTGCGAAATGTTTTATGACGATATGGATGCACTTCAAAGCGGTATGCGTTCCCCGGAAGGAAAAGCATCAGGCAAAGACGTAATGGGATTTGCAGGTGATCTTGTCACGTTCATGATCGGTGAAGATGTAAAATGA